Below is a window of Haloglycomyces albus DSM 45210 DNA.
AACCGGGCCACACCGGACACTCTTGTCGCTCGTATCAGTCTTTAGCCAGGAACGCTACGCGTCCTGGTTTTTCTTGTCTCCCGCCCCGGCAATGGCCAACCGCGTTAAACCGCTGCGTACCGCTTACATTCGGGGCTATATGAACGTAAGGGAGTCCAGTCCTCAACCCGTTCTACTGAGTTTCGTAGCGCTGCGAACGTACGCACGCCTAGCCCTTCCCGTACCGCACGGGCGGGGCTTTTCTTATGTCCTGGCGCAGTAGCGCCATTGATCGCGTCCTAGTGAGGAGTGACTGTCATGCCTGCATCATCCACCATGTCTCCCACCAACACCGCACCGTCGGAACAGGAGATGAAACCACGCCCGATCGTTGATTGGGTCTTGGCCGCCGCTCGACGCGGATGGCCGGTATTCCCCCTCAGGCCGGGCGAGAAACGCCCGGCCCTCTCCGATTGGGAAACGACCGCGACCACCGACCCAGCACGAATACGCGCCTGGTGGGAGCAAATACCGACAGCGAACTACGGGGTGGCGTGCGGCCCTGCTGGACTCGTCGTGGTCGATTGCGACCTCGCCAAACCAGATAGACATGGTTCGTACCCGCATGGTCCTATGCCCGGCGTGGAACGCTTCCTCGCCCTGGCGGAGGCGTGGGGCGAGACCGCGTGGCCGCACACGTTCACCGTCCAAACGGCCTCCGGTGGATGGCATTTCTACTACCAACAACGGAATGGCGATCGCCCGTTGCGAAACACCACCGGGCGGTTGTGCCCCTTCGTCGACACCCGTGCCAGTGGAGGCTACGTGGTCGGACCCGGATCAACCGTGCAGGGCACGTCCTACCAACTAGCGAACAAAGAAGACGCGGCGCCACTGCCCGAATGGACGCGGACGTTTCTCCGTGCCTTGTCGGAGGCTGAAACACCACGGGGTGGTGAATCGGTTCCGGCCCAGCGGTCGCTGACCGCCGTCGGCAAAGGCAGTAACAGTCGCCTCAAACGTTATGCCCACAAAGCGCTGGACTCGACCGTTGAGAAAATAGCTGCCGCTCACCCAGGACACCGCAATAACACGCTGGGCGGTGGAGCCGAATCGATCGGCCAACTCGTCGCCGGCGGCCTCCTCGACGAGGCGGAAGCACGGTCGGCGTTGACCAACGCAGCTATTGCCTGCGGGCTCGACGCTGACAGCGGGCGAGGCGGTGGAACCGCCTGTGGTCTGGCCGGAATCGACAAAACCATCACCTCCGGGTTCCGTCGAGGCGCCAAACACCCACGCACCGGACCACACACCTAACCCACCTTTATTAGCGCTGTGACCTGGGGAAACAAAACCTCCTGAGAGCGATTCTCAGCGCCGTTGACGCACCGCCCTAGGGTCAACCCACCCCAGAAATACCAGGCAAGGCCGTTCAACGGCCCTCATCCACGCTTCCCACTCCACTCGGCACCAGATTTAGTCCAGCCGGGCCGGTGTGGGTACAGAAAAAGCCGCCGACGCAAACGTTCACTTGGCGTCGGCGGCCCAACGAACTGATTCAAGGATACTATATGACGCAACATCTCAATGGCCAGGATTTCGATATACCAGCCGCGATCGTCGAGGCACCACACCCCGCCGAAGTCGACGACGATCAGGCACCCAGCAAGACTGCGAGCGATAGTTCGAACGGAAAAGCGCCCGCAGCGCCGTCGGCATCGACGGTGTTGGTCAACATCGCCCGCGAAATGTACGATTTCCGGCTCTCCGAAGGCGGCGATACTTTCGCGGTCCCTAAAACGGGGCCGCATGTGGTTCGTATGTTGCGCGGGGGACGCACCTCGCTGCGCGCCATGCTCGCGTTGGAGTACTTCGAGCGGTACGGCAAAGCCGCCTCCGGGCAGGCGCTGTCAGATGCGCTCATGATCGCCGAAGGACTAGCGGGGCGTGAGCGGGAAGAAGAGCTTCACCTCAGGGTTGCCGAGCACGAGGAGGATATGTGGGTGGACCTGGGCGACACGACCGGTCAGGCGATCCGTATCCGCGACGGGCGGTGGGCCGTTGCCGACCAGCCACCCGTGCATTTCCGCCGTACCGCTCTGAACTCGCCTCTCCCACAGCCCGAACGCGGTGGTGACCTTTCGGAACTGTGGGAGTGGCTGAACGTCACCGACGCTGACAAACCGTTGCTCCTCGCCTGGTTGGTGGCGGCGTTTTTCCCGCGGATTCCTCACCCGGTCCTGTCGATCACCGGTGAACAAGGGACTGGTAAAACCACGGCAGAGAAGCTGTTGGTGTCGCTGCTGGACCCGTCGCCGGTTCCGGTGCGCACCGCACCCAGTGATAAAGAAGCGTGGGTGACCGCTGCTGCCGGCTCCTGGGTGGTGGGCCTGGACAATCTATCCGTTATTCCGCACTGGCTGTCGGACACCATTTGCCGTGCCGTTACAGGTGATGGTGATGTCCGCCGACGCCTCTACACCGACGGAGAGCACTCGGTCTTCGCCTTCCGGCGTGCGGTTGTGCTGAACGGTATCGACCTCGGTGCCGTTGCCGGCGACCTGGCCGACCGTATGATTCCAGTGGAGTTGGAACCGATCGCAGAAGACCAGCGGTTGGACGAGACGACCATGGGAGATAAATGGACCGCCGCCCACCCGCGCCTGTTGGGGGCACTGTTGGATCTTGTCGCCCGGGTGAGGGCCGAAGTGCCGTCCATAACCTTGGCGAAGAAACCCCGGATGGCCGATTTCGCTATTGTTCTCGCTGCTGTTGACCGTGTCTGTTCCACTCACGGTCTCACCACGTATGTGAACAAGCAAGCGACGTTGGCAGGCGATTCGCTGTCGGCCGACCCGTTCATTAGCACGACTGCCAAGACAATCCTGGGCAATGGTGGTGAGTTTATGGGGACTGCTTCCGAACTGTTGGCGTTGTTGGACGACGAGACTGATGAACGCCCGCACGATAAACGGTGGCCGACGACGGCTCGTCAAGTCACCCAACGCCTGAAACGCCAGGCTCCAGTGATGCGCAAAACGGGTTGGGCGATCGATAATGACGGCGGAGCGAACAAAGAAAAGGTCGTCAAATGGGCCATTACCGCCCCGAACTCGTCGCGGGGCGGGGGTTTGGCGGGTGACAACGCGGGGGACACGGGTGTCGGCGGGTCTCCCACCGCCACCGATACCCGCCGGGATGACCAGGAAAAAGAAGCCTTGGCGGGTGTGGCGGGTGTAAAATCCGCCCCACCTCTGGTATCCGTACCCCACACCGACGTAGCGTCCTGCCAATGGTGGATCGCGTCCAATATCGGCCAACACGGACCTGACTGTATGGGATGTCGACAAGCACCAGGAGGCCCCGACGAATAAACACGAAAAACAGCTTCACCAACCAGCCGCCCATGAGGCGGCTTTTTCATTTCACCAGGAAAAACACGCCAGGCAACGCTCTCAGCACCAGCAATTCCTACAACCCGGTGCTGAGAGCTGCCCTCCACATGGAAGGACACCTCATCATGGCACATGATGTTGCCAATTCCTACTCTAAAGCGTCGATACCTCGAAAACGACTCAAGCAAACCAATCGCCCAGTGTCACCTCGTCCTCCACAGCGGGGGGAACAGGACGTTATTCAGCCACGGTGGTATTCGATTCCCCAGTCCGCTGTAGCACTCGAATTCAGTGTCTCCAAAGTAAAGCGGCTCATTCGAGCTGGGCGACTCAAGTCTGTCAAGGATGGACGCAACGTTCGAATACTCCCTGAATGGATCGACCAGTACATCAATTCAGTAGTAGAGCTAGAAGAGAAGGATGTATCCCGTGGTACGGAAAGCTGTTAAGAAACCAGGAGACGGGTCGATATACCACACTCCTGATAAGGGCTGGCGTGCGTATGTGTACGTTACAACGCCCTCGGGTCGGTTGCGGCGCAAATATCTTGCTGGAGGCGATGATTACGATGCGCTTCATCAACGGTGGATGGACCTTAAAGACACAGCAGCAAGTGGACCCGTCGCTGACTCGATTCCTTCAATTGAAGCCGAGTATATGTACTGGCTTGATGAGGTGATAAAGCCGAACAGAGAACCATCTACGTATGAGAAATACGAAATACATGGTCGGCTATACATTATCCCATATCTTGGGGAGTTCAAGATTGATAGTTTGAGCAAGCGACGTGGTCAGGAGTGGATGAATGAAATCCGTCGTGAATGCCAGTGCTGTCGGCTTGGAAAGGACCTGAAGAGGCGGGCACCGAAACGATGTTGCTCAGTAGGTAAGTGTTGTGACGACCGAGTGTCTCTTGGGTATGCCAAGACTGTCAGGGCAACGCTACGAGCCTTCCTCAATCATGCAGAATCCCTGGCAGAAGGGTACTCAGTTAGGAATATTGCTGAGAATATAACCTTGGCGAGTTGGGATGACGATATCGATGACGAAGATGATGAGGGCTTTGAGGAGCTGATTAGTAAAACAGACCCATGGGAAGTGGAGGAAGCGGCTCAGTTTCTACAGTCAGCGTTCGAAGACGACGACCCGATGTTCGAAGCTTACGTGATGGTTATTTTTCAGGGAATGAGGAAAGGGGAAGTTCTAGGGGCCACCTGGAATCGCGTCAACTGGGATGATGAAGAGTACTCCGTTCGTAGACAGCTTCAGCGTTCTGGCCAAAAACTGCGGCACAAGAAGGTCAAATCGAAAGCGTCCAGAGCAACAATTCCATTGGCTCAACCAACCATGTCAGCGCTTAAACGGCGGTGGGGAAAACAGAGCGGTGAACGTGCTGCTGCTGGCGAAGTCTGGCAAGATTCACGGGGATTGATATTCACGACCAAGTTCGGAACTCCCATCGAACCAAGAAACTTCAACCGAAGTTGGGAAAATCGATGTAATAGAGCTGGCGTTCGGCGTATCACGGTGCACGCCGGTCGTAAAACCTGCGGATCAATGCTCGTGGAGCTTGGGGTCCATCCTCGCGATATCATGGCGATTCTTAGGCATAGCAACTTCATGCTGACCATGAATATTTACACCAAATCGCGAAAAAGCAAAATGAGGGAAGCTGTGGATAAACTCGCTGATCTTTTTAATAACTAGTTCTGGCTGCACTTTCCAGCTGCACCACCCCCGAGAATAAGCACTCTCGGGGGTGCTTTACCTGGTGGGTGCTACTGGGATCGAACCAGTGACCACTGCTTTGTAAGAGCAGCGCTCTACCGCTGAGCTAAACACCCTTGCACTTCGTCGCTCGCTGCGACGACATTCAGTTTACAGTATTTTGGTTCCGAGCTCGGGCATGGGGTCGGGGAGACGTGTTGCCCGTAACTCGGCGCAGTTGCGCGGAGTTACGGCTATCCCTCCGACGTACTTCGGAGTGGATTTTACGGTGGACCGTGTGCCGTTGCCCCAAGGTGCAACGCCGCTCGGCGTTCGGCGAGCCGATTGATCTCAAGCGCCTTGCCGTATTGGATATGACGAGGCAACAAGTGCCGGGCATATGACAGTAGAGCTAGACGTAAGAAAACCGAAACCTACCCGCCGACTCTCCAACAGGCTTACGATAATCGGAACAGAGCCGTTTCAAGGAGGCACTCTATGCCAATGGACGCACAGACGCGTCGGCGTCTGGTTTCGATGTATGACGACCTCGGGGTACTTTCCATATACGTCAACGCAGATCCTAAGCAGGAGGCGACACAGCCTCCCTGGGCCACTCGAGTGGAACACGGGCTGAAGCGTCTGGTTGAATCCACCGACAACGAACTTCGTAAAACCCTCGTCAAAAGGCTGGACAGTCTCAGTATCGACCTAGAGCGCTTGGTGCGGCCCTCGTCGCCAGGTAGGGGACGTGCCCTGTTTGTGGCTCTCAGCGACGGCGAGACCGTCAACGTCGAGATGCAGAATGCCCTGACCGATCGGATCGCGCTGTCCAACCGTGCTCATATCAGTCCGATGGTGGGCGCGTGGGCGGAAGGGTCGCCCGCGGGAGTCGTCGTAGTGGACGGCAAGGGTATGCGGGTTCTGGACCACCGGTTCTGCATGTCCGAGGAAATCGACGAACTAGAGTTTATCCTGGATACAGGGGAATGGCGGAAGTTGCAAGGGCCGGTCAAAGCCCGTAGCTTCGCGGGTGGGCGCACAACACAGAGCTCCTCTCCCCAGTACGATCTCTTTGACTACAAGGTCGCCGAGCACCTGCAGAAATTCCTCGCGGCGACACATACCACTTTGTCGCATTACGCCGAACGCTACGGCTGGGAGTACATCGTCATCAGCGGGGAGCCGGAGCTGGTCGAAGCGACGACCAAGCATTTCGATAAGAACCGCATCAAACCGAAGGTCGTGCCCTCACAACTGGTCCTGGGGCATTTTACCGCCCCGCAGGTGGGCGACGCCGTGGCTCCGGAGTTGGCTGCTGCCCGCCAGAACAGGGACGACGCATTGATCGAGCGTTACATGGAGGCGCCACGTCGGCGTGCCGCAGGTAGTGAACAGGTGCTTGAGGCTCTACAGGAAGGTCGAGTGGAACGGCTTCTCCTGGAACGCGACTCGGTCTGGAGTGGTCAGACGATCAGCCCGGGTTACGTATTGGCGGACGGTATTGCCATCGAAGATGAGGAGCAGGCCAAAGCCGTGGAGAAGGCGCGGCTCGGTGAGGAGATGATCGAATCGGCGGTGGCCTCCGACGCCGAGGTCGCTATTTTGGGAGGCAATTCGAAGCTTCCCGAGGACACAACGGGTGTGGCGGCCCTATTGCGGTGGTGAGCGAACCCCGATACACAAATAAGTTAGGTTAGGCTATACTAAGTTAGGATATAGGGCATAGGGGGTCTTGGAGGCTACTCACCTCCTCCAAGACCCCGGTGTACGAGCATGAAACCGATGATCGGGCCTTGTCGGCCGCCGCAATTTCAGGTGATGACCTATAACGTGCGCCGTTCGGTACCTCCGCATTTTTACCAAGAGTGGTTTTCCCTGAAAAAGCAATGGTGGCGGCGGCGTCGTATGATCAGTGCCCTCGTCGCACGCGAACTACCCGATATTCTCTGTCTCCAAGAGGCCCGCAGTCGGCAGGTTTCTTCTCTTCTCAAGGCTTTTCCGGATTTTGATGTGGCGGCCCATCCTCGCAGTTCGCAACGGAATGACGAGACGGTCGCGGTCCTCTGGGACAGGCGCCGCTATCGATTGGTGTGGTATCGCCATCGGTGGCTTTCGGATCGGCCGGAATCGGTGGGGTCGCGCAGTTGGGGTAATCGTCTCCCGCGCATGGTGACCGTGGTCCGCCTGTGTGAGCGTTCCGGTGGTGGTGAGTTTTTGCTGGCCAACACTCATTTGGACAATCGTTCGATCAAATCGCGGCACGAGAGCGCTCGGGTGCTCGCCGATATAGCCGCTGACGCTGATTGTCCCGTGGTCGTCACCGGCGACTTCAATCATGGGCAGGTGTCGAAGACGCATGGGATTGTGACCTCGGGTGTGCTTGAAGACGCCTGGGATGTAGCCGAGGAGCGATTGACGCCCGAGTGGAAGACCTTCAATTCCTGGGAGCGTGAGCCCACTATGGAGGGTAGTCGCATCGATTGGATTGCGGTGACGTCCGATGTGCGGGTGGAGGCGATCGCCATTAATACCGATGTAGAGGGACAATGTCCTCCTTCGGACCACTGGCCGGTGCAGGCACGCTTGGTACTGGGACGGTAATCACCTCAGCGCCTTGAGTGTCGCTTTGTGACAGGTCATACTCGGACGTGATCGAAGCTACTTCGGATTTGTCCCGGGGCACACTGAACGCATGACCTTCCCGCTTGTGCCCCGGTATCGGTTCATCGTTGTGTCCCTTGTGCTGGTGATGGCATTGTTGCTGTCGTCCAGCGATGTTCCCGGTGGCCCTCAGGTTGAGGTGCCGCCGCATGGGCTTGGAGCCGAGGAGGTTTCCGGATTGGAAGGGGGCTTCAATGCGGAGGCGACGGAGGCTTATCGGGATTTCGCAAGGGTTGTGAACGATTCCGTCGGTGATTGGGGCGTTGCCGTTTATGACCGCCGTGATTCAGAGGCGGTGGTGAAACGCGGGCATGATCGTTCGTTCCGCATGCAGTCGGTCGTCAAGATTCTGATCGCTTTGGAGGCCTTGTCGGTCGGCGTTTCTGAATCGGACGTCTCGGAGATGCTGTCCACCAGCCACGACCATGAAGCCAGTCGGATGTGGTACGAGGCGGGCAGCGACGAGATCGTTCGTCGATGGGCCGATTCGCTGGAGCTGCACGATACTCGTCCCCCGGACGATCCAATGTGGTGGGGGCATACCGAGACGACCGCCTCGGATTTGGTCACCTTGCTTCGGTTTTTGGTGGGGGACGGCTTTGACGATCACCACGGTGAGGTTATTGTGCGCGCCATGCGCGACACCACCCGGACCGGAGAAGACGGCTTCGATCAGTACTTTGGGGTGCCGGTCGGTATGGCCGACCTGGGCTGGGCGGTCAAACAGGGATGGGCCTGCTGTTCGGATTCGTACCGGGCCTTGAACAGCGTGGGTTTTGTGGGACCGGACCATCGTTTTGTCGTGGTGATTCAGGCACGTTGGCCGGAGGAATCGCTTGATTGGGACGAGGGGCGTGCGGAAATCGATTCCGTTGCCACTCACCTGGGGCGACTGTTGGAAGCGATCGCCTGAGAGAGCGGTCAATCGTTGCTGCTCTCCTCCTCGGCCGGTGGCTCTGCTCCCTCCGGTTGCTCGTCATCGGGGATGACGGTTCGATTGAGGGAGATGTCGGTCTGATCGCGGGCGCTCACCGAGATGGAGTCATAGGCACGTAGGCCCTGCGAGTCGGGGTTGAAGTAGAGAACATCGAGCTCCATGTTCATCGGCTCGTCCGATTCCCAGTTGCGCAATCCCGCCGCCCCGGTTGACCCGCAGATCATCAGGGTGGTGTTTTCGCCGAGGTCTTCGACCGACCGTCGATGTGTGTGTCCGGCAAGCACGAGCGGGGTGGATCCGGCCAGTGGGGGTGCCATGGCGGGTTCGTGGACCATGGCGACGTCCACTTCGCCGTCGGCGTCGATGAGGTTACGCAGGCGCTGCGACGATTCCAACAGCATCTGTTTGGCATATTCGTCGCTGGGTTGTGCGGACTTGTCCGGGGTGAAACGGGGGTCGGCGGCACCGGCGAAGGTCAGACCGGCCACTTCGGTGATGTCGTCGTCCAATACGGTGACGTTGTCGTAACGTTCCATGATGGCCTGTGTCGTGGTGGAATCGTGATTTCCTTTGACCCATAGGTAGGGAGCGTCGACGTCGGTGACCTGTTCGGTGTAGAACTCGGCTTCCTGTTGGCTTCCGTAGTCACTGATGTCGCCGGTATCGGCGACAACGTCAATGCCGAATTGGTCGACAATAGTAGATATCAATTCCCAGGCGAGGGGGTTGAGATGGAGGTCGGATACGTGAAGCACCCGGATCGAATCGTCGTCGATTCCCTCCGAGGGGAGACGTGTCGCGGCGGAATAGAGCCCGGATATGTTGGTGACGAATTTCTGGAGGTTGTCCAGTTGTTTGTCGTAGTTGTCGGGAATGGACTCGACGTCTCCTACCACACCCGGTGCGTAAACAAGAACGCCGTCGAAGCCGGGTTCGGCAATGGACTCGGGCCGTAGGCTGGACGTGGCGTTCAGAAGGGAAGCCCCGGTGAGAGCG
It encodes the following:
- a CDS encoding helix-turn-helix domain-containing protein, encoding MAHDVANSYSKASIPRKRLKQTNRPVSPRPPQRGEQDVIQPRWYSIPQSAVALEFSVSKVKRLIRAGRLKSVKDGRNVRILPEWIDQYINSVVELEEKDVSRGTESC
- a CDS encoding metallophosphoesterase family protein; amino-acid sequence: MKIFDLLPSPNRLRRSRTLRIGVLTIALLAVAFASSALANSALGRVDAQIGPFDTTVSVRPDLDGGTKVGLSPLGNVYFDSHNGPLGVTVGLNTVNPQQAEILVNDPNGLNNVSDDIAGEVKQAVMSAAFTALAASLAVGLVLGGILFRRNSRALVTGLLATALTGASLLNATSSLRPESIAEPGFDGVLVYAPGVVGDVESIPDNYDKQLDNLQKFVTNISGLYSAATRLPSEGIDDDSIRVLHVSDLHLNPLAWELISTIVDQFGIDVVADTGDISDYGSQQEAEFYTEQVTDVDAPYLWVKGNHDSTTTQAIMERYDNVTVLDDDITEVAGLTFAGAADPRFTPDKSAQPSDEYAKQMLLESSQRLRNLIDADGEVDVAMVHEPAMAPPLAGSTPLVLAGHTHRRSVEDLGENTTLMICGSTGAAGLRNWESDEPMNMELDVLYFNPDSQGLRAYDSISVSARDQTDISLNRTVIPDDEQPEGAEPPAEEESSND
- a CDS encoding serine hydrolase; translated protein: MTFPLVPRYRFIVVSLVLVMALLLSSSDVPGGPQVEVPPHGLGAEEVSGLEGGFNAEATEAYRDFARVVNDSVGDWGVAVYDRRDSEAVVKRGHDRSFRMQSVVKILIALEALSVGVSESDVSEMLSTSHDHEASRMWYEAGSDEIVRRWADSLELHDTRPPDDPMWWGHTETTASDLVTLLRFLVGDGFDDHHGEVIVRAMRDTTRTGEDGFDQYFGVPVGMADLGWAVKQGWACCSDSYRALNSVGFVGPDHRFVVVIQARWPEESLDWDEGRAEIDSVATHLGRLLEAIA
- a CDS encoding tyrosine-type recombinase/integrase, translating into MVRKAVKKPGDGSIYHTPDKGWRAYVYVTTPSGRLRRKYLAGGDDYDALHQRWMDLKDTAASGPVADSIPSIEAEYMYWLDEVIKPNREPSTYEKYEIHGRLYIIPYLGEFKIDSLSKRRGQEWMNEIRRECQCCRLGKDLKRRAPKRCCSVGKCCDDRVSLGYAKTVRATLRAFLNHAESLAEGYSVRNIAENITLASWDDDIDDEDDEGFEELISKTDPWEVEEAAQFLQSAFEDDDPMFEAYVMVIFQGMRKGEVLGATWNRVNWDDEEYSVRRQLQRSGQKLRHKKVKSKASRATIPLAQPTMSALKRRWGKQSGERAAAGEVWQDSRGLIFTTKFGTPIEPRNFNRSWENRCNRAGVRRITVHAGRKTCGSMLVELGVHPRDIMAILRHSNFMLTMNIYTKSRKSKMREAVDKLADLFNN
- a CDS encoding bifunctional DNA primase/polymerase, with the translated sequence MPASSTMSPTNTAPSEQEMKPRPIVDWVLAAARRGWPVFPLRPGEKRPALSDWETTATTDPARIRAWWEQIPTANYGVACGPAGLVVVDCDLAKPDRHGSYPHGPMPGVERFLALAEAWGETAWPHTFTVQTASGGWHFYYQQRNGDRPLRNTTGRLCPFVDTRASGGYVVGPGSTVQGTSYQLANKEDAAPLPEWTRTFLRALSEAETPRGGESVPAQRSLTAVGKGSNSRLKRYAHKALDSTVEKIAAAHPGHRNNTLGGGAESIGQLVAGGLLDEAEARSALTNAAIACGLDADSGRGGGTACGLAGIDKTITSGFRRGAKHPRTGPHT
- a CDS encoding VLRF1 family aeRF1-type release factor, coding for MPMDAQTRRRLVSMYDDLGVLSIYVNADPKQEATQPPWATRVEHGLKRLVESTDNELRKTLVKRLDSLSIDLERLVRPSSPGRGRALFVALSDGETVNVEMQNALTDRIALSNRAHISPMVGAWAEGSPAGVVVVDGKGMRVLDHRFCMSEEIDELEFILDTGEWRKLQGPVKARSFAGGRTTQSSSPQYDLFDYKVAEHLQKFLAATHTTLSHYAERYGWEYIVISGEPELVEATTKHFDKNRIKPKVVPSQLVLGHFTAPQVGDAVAPELAAARQNRDDALIERYMEAPRRRAAGSEQVLEALQEGRVERLLLERDSVWSGQTISPGYVLADGIAIEDEEQAKAVEKARLGEEMIESAVASDAEVAILGGNSKLPEDTTGVAALLRW
- a CDS encoding endonuclease/exonuclease/phosphatase family protein translates to MTYNVRRSVPPHFYQEWFSLKKQWWRRRRMISALVARELPDILCLQEARSRQVSSLLKAFPDFDVAAHPRSSQRNDETVAVLWDRRRYRLVWYRHRWLSDRPESVGSRSWGNRLPRMVTVVRLCERSGGGEFLLANTHLDNRSIKSRHESARVLADIAADADCPVVVTGDFNHGQVSKTHGIVTSGVLEDAWDVAEERLTPEWKTFNSWEREPTMEGSRIDWIAVTSDVRVEAIAINTDVEGQCPPSDHWPVQARLVLGR